The genomic segment TTTAATATCATCTAGTTGCGCTAAAAAAGGTTGAACTTTTTTATCAAGGTCTCGCTGGGTAATAATTTCGTTTTCGATAATAGCAACAATACGATCAACTATAATTCTCTTTTCATTTTTCTTTTTAGTATTATTTGTTGTCGTAGAGCTAGTTAAAGTAGCTGCCAGAGAATTGCTGAATACTTGTATACTGTTAGCTGCAAAAGCAGTTTTAGCAAGTAAAGGGCAAATAGTTAGAGATAGAATAGTGCTAATAATGTAGTTATTTAACGCGCGCAAGCTGTTCCTCCGCGATGGTAATTGCGGCAGCTTTTCTTAATTCTGCAAGTTTTGCAGTTTCAGCAAGCCGCTCTTTTTCATAACGAATTTGTTTTTCGACTAATTCTTTTACGGTGGCAAGGTCACGAACTTGTTGTGGTCGTTTTTCGATAACTTTAAATATATAAAAACCAGTATCGCTAGCAATAACAGGGCTAATTTTAGTCAGTGGCAAATTAAAGCATATTTCATCAAATAGAGGTGGCATAATTCCTTTTGGTACTAATCCGAGGTCACCACCATTTTTGCTATTTGGTAATAATGAATATTTGATTGCAGCATTTTCAAAAGATAAGCCATTTTTAATCTCACGTAATACTCGAGTAGCTTCTTCTTCAGTACGTAAGACTAAATGTAAAGCACGTACTTTTTCAGGTTCAATAAAGATGTCAGGTTGTGCTTTAATGCTTTCTTCAATTTCACGATCAGTGACGGCGATTCGTGCAAAAACATTATTGTGAAAATATTTTTTAATTAGCAAATCTTCGCGCAAATAATTTTTAAATTCAGATGGCGTAAGATCTTTTTGCTTAAGATAACTATCAAATTCATTACGCTCCCAGCCAGACTGCGAGCGGGTAAAAGCAGCATCAACTTCATCAGTTCCAACAATAACATTCGTGCGTTCAGCTTCATACAGCAACAAACGTCGGTTTATAAGTTCGTCTAATAAAGTTCGCTTTTGAGTGTTTTGATCACGAGCTATGGGGGTATTAGCTGGCTCGCCTATTTGTTGGCGTAGATATTCACGACGAAATTCATCGACATATATAGGAGTTCCACGAACACGAGCTAATACCGGGCGATCACTATTGCTAGAAAAGGGTGAATTTGCACAGGCACTAAGGCATATCAATACGATACCCAAAAGTAATAGCTTTAAATTTTGTGCGCCTAGCATGACTAATCCTCTAATTTATCGTTTCTAAGTTTAGTTACAAGCTCACTAATACGATTATTGTGTATGGTAGTTGGGTAACGATTTTTGAGATCTTTTAAATATTGTTCAAATATTTGCGAACGGTTTTTAGTGAGCAAACGACTACGA from the Deltaproteobacteria bacterium genome contains:
- a CDS encoding SurA N-terminal domain-containing protein, translating into MLGAQNLKLLLLGIVLICLSACANSPFSSNSDRPVLARVRGTPIYVDEFRREYLRQQIGEPANTPIARDQNTQKRTLLDELINRRLLLYEAERTNVIVGTDEVDAAFTRSQSGWERNEFDSYLKQKDLTPSEFKNYLREDLLIKKYFHNNVFARIAVTDREIEESIKAQPDIFIEPEKVRALHLVLRTEEEATRVLREIKNGLSFENAAIKYSLLPNSKNGGDLGLVPKGIMPPLFDEICFNLPLTKISPVIASDTGFYIFKVIEKRPQQVRDLATVKELVEKQIRYEKERLAETAKLAELRKAAAITIAEEQLARVK